The Dermacentor silvarum isolate Dsil-2018 chromosome 7, BIME_Dsil_1.4, whole genome shotgun sequence genomic sequence caatattctcattgacacttttcatttaattataatatttgagaagttgattatttagactaattacgtaattaggcgaaatgcagaaaataatcacGGTATCTcaaagcgatggcaaacaataccttggttctgtccagctacgtagtatttaaatattttaaaatcttggtgcatgataaatGGGACACCCTTTATATTACCTTTAATAACAGTTGCACTTCaagaaacttcgtgtgacctcgacgAATTGTTCACTGAAGTTACGGCTTTATATGAGTATTTACAAGACCTCATAGTAGAAGACAGTTCAATTTCGCAGCCTAAGTCCCGTCGCACCACGAAGATGCTGGCATCTCTCGGCGGTgtaatcttccttcgtgtaattgtcttatacTTCGCGATCACTAATCCTGTTCCGCCTTTCCGGCGAAGCTGCAGcctcttttcttgcttttttttttgtaactgtaCGTCCGAGtctaagcgctgctgcgcattaCTGATATTGATTCTGATTTAGAGGGAATTCGGCTTGGCCTCATTCCGGTTACTGAGAGTATTATGTATATTTATGACCTATGCATGCAAATAGCGATGTTTCCATctcaataaatgttgtaaattatttgAAAGGATTTTTGTTTCGCGAGTCGCTAGgtcattgcctactggaaagagaaccAATACTGATATAcctatcattcacgtgcatttcacatgCTATTGacaaaagactctgccgaaggggtcactcaCCACGCCTAACACCCTTCTCGTGTCTATTGCAGCAGAAGACAGTCGAGACCGCAATGGCCGTGGTGTCACCAGCGATGCAGGACGGTAAACGGAAAAAGATAGCAATAACCTTGGCGTGCTTCGGGACAATCCTTGTCGCCTCCTCCTTAATCCTCTACGTTGTGTCATCACGCAGACAGAAATCCTCGCCGTTCTGCAGCACTGAAGATTGCCGCAAGCACGCGAAGCTACTTACCGACAATATCAACTGGAAGCTCGATCCCTGCGAGGATTTCGCAGCCTTCGTCTGCTCGGCGCGTAGTTCCTCGGGTCGGGGCAGCTCCGGCGTGTCCGTAATGGATAGCTTCGCAGAGTCATGGTACGCACAGTTTGGGAACACCCTGCGCAATGGCGCTGACAAGATCTCTGCAGGAAAGAAAGTTTGGCCATGTATGAGAAGTGCCGAAATTTCTCGCGGGACGCGGCGCGGCCGAAGGTTTTCATCGATTTTCTGGTGAGCCAAGGGCTAGGCTGGCCCGAGCTGCCTGAAGTACTGCCCTCACCGTTGAATTACATCCTCAAGCTCGCTTACAAATGGCAAGCCCCTTTCTGGATATCTGTGAGTGTGGTCCAGTCTCTGAACCAGTCTTCTCCGTTGAGACGTGTCCTGATCAATCCTGGTATGTATATCCCCGTCCTGTGGAGTCAGCACAAAAGCGCCACGGAATCCTACGCATACACTAAGTACTGGGATCGGTACCTCCGCCGCTTATATCCGGACCCCGCGTCGAGACCTGTACTCAATGAAACTGTTGTTTACGAAACTCTCAAGGTAGAGAAGGACGTGCTCGACAGCCTGTACGCGGTATTCACCTCCAAAGCGCCTAAGCCGGCGTCGTTCTCCTTCGGTGATCTCCCAGACCACGTACCCAACGTATCGACTAGCGTGTGGTGCGAAAGCTTCCAGAGCGCCCTCCTTCTGGAACCGGAACTCAGTTTAAACGATACAATCGTAGTGAACGACGTCAACTTGCTCAAGACAATCGCCAATCTTTTCTCCAAGTACGACAGAAAGCAACTGAGTATGCACCTGACTTGGCTGCTAGTGCAGTACTACGCTCCCGTCTCAGATTATCGCCTACTTGTCGATTTTTTCAACGACGACGAGGGGACAGCAGCGGCGCAGCTTCCTCTGTTTTGCGCGTACCAAGTGGAAGCACCGTACAGAGTCCTCATTATCGCCCTCGGCCTGGTCTCTCGCTTCACGGCTGAAGATAGAAAGATCATCGACGATGGCTTCGATGGCCTCGTTTCGGCGGCCGTTGACAGGGTCCAGAAATCCCAATGGATGGACACTCCGAGTAAGAAGAGCATCACGAAGAAGCTGCTCGCTGCGAAGAAGGCTCTCTGGCCTCCAGATTCTCTCCTCAAGGACGGCGTACTGGATAGCATCTACTTCGCGTTCCCAGGAAAGGATGCCTCTTTGGCTGAGTATTGGATCGACAGCAGAAGGAGCATGATTCTGATGAACAAGACCGAATTCTACGAGGAAGCGCTGAGGCTGCCTTGGAACACTCTCCCGGGCTACGTGAGCTACGACTACGCCTTGAATAGCGTGAATATTGCAATGGCCGTCCTCGCACAACCGGCGTACTACACACACGGTAGCAAGGCTATGCTTCACGGCGGTCTGCTATTTCTCTTGGGGACTCAGCTGGCCAGAGCCATTGACAGCGAAGGTCTTCGATGGACGGCAGATGGAGCCAAGGTCGATAGTATCGTGACCGTATCGACGCAGCGTGAATTCAAAAAGAAAGATGCTTGTATCTCAAATCTCGCCAAAAGCATTTACCCTGAAGTACCGGCTCTCACGATGTCCTTGTCCGCCCTCAAGAAGGCCCACATTCGTGACGGAAGCGTACCCCTAGCCCTGAACGAAAAGCTTCCAGAGGACAAGGTCTTCTTTATGACGCTCTGCTACTTGTCGTGCAATACCACGGGGCTCTTGCGCCTGGACTGTAACAAGGTGGTGCAGAATTCCGAAGATTTTGCCAAAGCCTTTAGCTGTCCAAAAGGATCGAACATGAACCCCGAAGAAAAATGCACATTCTTTTGAAGCACACGACAGAATGAAATGTGAATTTACTTGATATGCCAGGCGACAAGAGTGTATGGCTACCGGTCGGACTCTAAAAACGCTTGTGTCGCTCTTATTTAACAAGATCGTTTCTAGGTTTCTTTTTGTATGTGCATGCATTGTACGATCCTAATGTAAAATCCTCATTTTAATTACTCTACATATGCATATTTTGATATATTATTTGCTAGATCTTGTGCACCTTGTGCATCCATCTTGTGCACCTAGGAAATATATTGAactggtatacagggtgtttcattttagctgcaccaaattttttaaaattgcctgtggcagataacacaaatacaatccttgatctaagctactcgatgaggcggccattacttccacgagaaatcaaaacgcctaagtGAATAagtaacataattacgctaattcactttttaattatgttacggcacgtctttcaatctacgaattatagccgctgatatcgcaaagcgtatccacttggaacaaattgtcaggactgaaccagtttcgagataattttcaaagtgtccgacgaaatccatgggcgttccagttaacactGATATGTTGACGAAACTCACACACATTCTTTTCTCATGAACTACTAACACGTTATTTACGCCCTCTCACCCGTGATATAATTTGGAAAAACAAAGATGGTACGGCTACATCCGGTTTTGAGAGCGTCATGTTGATATTTCAAGCTTTTTGGGGTATATGCAACAATGCTGTTTCCATTTAGGGGATGGCGGTAAATCACTTGTGGAAATCAAGCATACCCAAGCGAAATACTACCGCAGAGTGGGATAACCGACAATCGATGGACTTTGGCGGCAGTTTTTCCAAGAAAGTTAGTCCACTACCTTCATCAAGACGTCTCTGAGCAATTCATGTAGCAATATACGGTCTATAGCTACAGATGCAAGAAGCTAGATAATTGCACAATTGGGGGAAGTCAACAACTCCACCGCATACATGACTGAAATCATCGCGTTGAGACGTTCCTCTTTTCAGGAAAGTGTCCCAATCCGTGCAAACCAACCTTCGCAATATTCTCAATGGGCTGAGTGAAAAAATGAAGTGACTCCTCTGTAGGTTTAAGCACAAGGAAAACTCTGCGTGAATGCCCTGAACGGGATGTaatgtgtagtgaagaagaagaactttgataaggagatttactgacggcaagcggcaggcgaaaaaccagttcagtcgccagagagcaacggtctcaacgccaagagctcgtgatctgcgctcgcgccctacatctatgagagcgccccactactgcttgctccctgttcttcttcact encodes the following:
- the LOC119458875 gene encoding neprilysin, encoding MYEKCRNFSRDAARPKVFIDFLVSQGLGWPELPEVLPSPLNYILKLAYKWQAPFWISVSVVQSLNQSSPLRRVLINPGMYIPVLWSQHKSATESYAYTKYWDRYLRRLYPDPASRPVLNETVVYETLKVEKDVLDSLYAVFTSKAPKPASFSFGDLPDHVPNVSTSVWCESFQSALLLEPELSLNDTIVVNDVNLLKTIANLFSKYDRKQLSMHLTWLLVQYYAPVSDYRLLVDFFNDDEGTAAAQLPLFCAYQVEAPYRVLIIALGLVSRFTAEDRKIIDDGFDGLVSAAVDRVQKSQWMDTPSKKSITKKLLAAKKALWPPDSLLKDGVLDSIYFAFPGKDASLAEYWIDSRRSMILMNKTEFYEEALRLPWNTLPGYVSYDYALNSVNIAMAVLAQPAYYTHGSKAMLHGGLLFLLGTQLARAIDSEGLRWTADGAKVDSIVTVSTQREFKKKDACISNLAKSIYPEVPALTMSLSALKKAHIRDGSVPLALNEKLPEDKVFFMTLCYLSCNTTGLLRLDCNKVVQNSEDFAKAFSCPKGSNMNPEEKCTFF